AATTATACTTTTTTAAGCTGTATTGAGGAGCCCCTGGCATTTTTTGAATATTTTACGAGTGTAGTAGGAAGGGGCTTTGGAACGAAGTTGTGTTGGCGATTTTGTTATATGGTTTTGAAAAATAATTCCCGAGTTTGTGTTTTTTGATATGAAAAAGTTTTCGCGGAAGTTGTCTGAAAAACATTCTAAATTTTTGAAGTTGGAATCGGTTTTCGTCTTTTATAGATTTGTGACTAGTTCGCGGATGTCGATTGACGTTGGTAATTGGATGATTGATTTATAAAGAGTAGATTCAAAAAATAAGGATTAAAATTTCTGAGAGACTCCTAAGAAAAGGGTAGTTGTCAAAACTTGAAATTCCAATTTGCGAGAAAATTGGCGGGTCGCTAACATAGCGGCTTGGTTTGCGGATTCTGTAAGAAGAGTCACATTTCCGTTTTCATTCAGATAAAAACTCGCAGATTCCCCGTTAAAGGTTCCGGATAAGGAAGGAATGTTGATCCAGGAAAGTGCGACGCCCAGTTGAAGGCTTGTGGATTCGGTGATCTTTCTGCTGACGGCTCCTTCCAAACGGAATTCGATTCCGGTTCCGGACAAAGAACCTTCCTGGCGAAAGGTTTCTTTTACCGAAGTTGCGTATCCTTTGGAATCCCAATATACTTGAGACATTCCGATCCCAAGACCGCTTTGAAAGATCCAGCGTTTATAATTCCATTCGTGCCAATACATCAGAAGAAAGTAAGGATTCGAAAGTTTAAAACTTAAATCCGTGTAAAAAGGTTCCGAAGAAAATTGTTTCAATCCGAACTTTTGCCATTCTCTGTAACCGCCGATGAGCCCGGCCCAACTTTCGGAAGAGATTTTTTTACGAAGGAATAATTCTCCCTGAGAAATTCGGTTTGGAGGATCGAGTACGGTTTTGGAAGCGATTCTAGGATCGTAGGTGTCGGTAAAACCTCTCAAGAAAGAATTGAGCCTATCTTCTCCTTTATATCCGATTCCTGCCCTGAGTCCGAGTTCCCAATAATGTTCCTCTAGGCTTGGTAGTTCCAATGCGGGTTTGGAGGAATGGGCTTTTGTTTTGGGAAATTCGCTTTCCGCCTTTAAAATGGATTTGGGAAAGAGGAAAAAAAATAAGACACTCAAGAAGATCCCGAAAATTTTGCTGGTAGCCCTCATAATTACAGGATTTCTAGCAAGGACTTCCATACAAAGCGGATTTTCTTCCTATCGGGTAGGACCAATGTTGCAATTTCATTTTTTTCAGTTTTTCGATTGGGATTTAGTCAGATTCTTTTTCTATTTCTTGAGTTTTATCGGGATCTTCCTAACGTTCAGACTTCGCTTCCCACAACTCCGGTTTTTCTTTCTCGCCGTAAAAATTTTCTCAGGCAATATGGATCATAAGGGTTCTCGCGGAAGGCTGGTTCACTCCCAAGCGTTCTTTTCTGGAACCGCGTCTTCCCTCGTTCCGGGCTCGGTGATCGGATCTGCTTTGGCTTTGATGATCGGGGGGCCGGGAGTTTTATTTTGGATTTGGATTTCTTCCTTTTTCATCATGCCTCTTCGATTTGTCTCTTCCACTCTTGCGATTCGCTTTAGAACCAAAACCGCATCCGGAAGATATCTTTCCGGCCCGATGTATTTCATTGAAAGAGCGCTGAAAGCGAAATGGCTTGCTATGGGTTTTGCGACCGTAGGGCTTTTGACGGTACTTGTGATGGGCGGAGCGGTGCCGATGTTGTATGTGACTCATATCACAAATCGAGCTTTCGAGATAACTGGAATGACGGTTCCGTTTTTGTTGTCCGTGATTCTCGTATTTATTGTGTTAGGCGGGGTAAGAAGAGTCGGAAAAGTTTCGGCGTATCTGGCTCCGATTGGGATTCTTTTGTTTTTTTCCGGATGTTTCTTTTTGTTTAAAAATTCCCTGATGAACTTCGAGGATTTTCTCCGCTTGTCGTTTCAAGAAGCGTTTCAACCTGCGGCTGCGCTTACGGGAGGAAGTTTGGTTCTTGCGAGAATTTTCGGTATGGCTTCTGGAATGTTTTTCGTTTCCACGGAAACCGGGATCGGCAAAAGCGCCGGATTATCCGGAGTCGTAAGAACGGATTATCCGGCGAAGCAAGGTCTCGTGAGTATGCTTGCTACCTTTTTTGAAGGTTTTATCATTTCCACACTCGTGATCTACGTGCTTTCTTCCTATGGTGCGTTTAAGATGGAAGAGCAAGTTGTATTTTTAAACGCTTTGTTTCAAGGACATACCAGTCCCGTAAACCTCGCTTTTTTCGGTTCTTTTTTACTATTCGGGATCGTTTCGATCGCTGGTTGGTTTTACACGGGAGAGCAGAATGCGCTCTATATGTTTGGGGAAAGATTTGCGAACTTTTTTAGAATACTCTTTCTGGTTACGATTCTTTTCGCCGCTTATCTCTATGTGAAGAATGGAGATTGGATTCTTTTTGAAGTTTTCGGTTTGGGGTATTCTCTTTCGATCATTGCCGCCGTTCCGGTTTTGATTTCTTTGGTTTTGCTTGAGAAAATCGCGAGAATGGAGTTAAAACGATTCTTGGCGGAAAGCGGAGCGAGATACGAAGTTTTAAAAGATTTTTATCTTCTAATATTGTCCGTCGTTCCTAAGAATTTACTTTCTCTCTTATTTGGACTTCTTGCCTCTTTCAGGCTTCCGCGTTTTCTTTTGATCCCGATTTTGAAGGCGTTTGCAAGAGCGTATAAAATCAACGTTGATGAGGCGGAATTCGAAATCCAGGAATATAATTCTCTCAACGCATTTTTCACGAGGGCCTTAAAGGCGGGAGCTAGGATCATAGATTCCGCGGACAACGAAATGGTATCTCCCGTGGACGCGAGGATTACCGGTTATGGGGATATCAATCAAAGGATTATCATTCAAGCCAAGGGGGTTGACTATAATCTGAAGGAGCTTTTAGGGGGAGGCGGGTCGAAGTATATAGACGATTTTACGAACGGAAAATACATCACATTTTATCTTTCACCTCAGGACTATCATAGGATACATTCTCCTGCGTATGGAAAAATTTTGGGTTATTACTACGAGCCCGGAAAGTTATTTCCGGTAAACGAGCTTGCGGTTTTTGGCATTCGAGGGCTTTTTCCGAAGAACGAAAGATTGATCACCTATCTGCAAACCGAGTACGGAAAGGTGGCTGTCATCAAGGTGGGTGCTTCGAATGTGGGAAGAATTCGAGTGACTTACGACAATAAGATCGTGACGAACAGTCTCATTCGAACTGCGAGAACCGTGGAATATAAGGAAGTTTCGATCATGATCGACAAGGGAGCCGAACTAGGGCGGTTCGAAATGGGATCAACGGTGATTCTTCTTATGGAAAAAGATACTTTTCAGTTCGATGCGCTTACCATGAATGAGAAAATTACTTATGGAACCACGATCGGAAGATTCGGAGAAAAAAAGTGCAAACTTCCTAAGTAACGTGAGTTCGGTATAACAAAATGCGAAAGCGATTATTATGTTGCGACCTGAATGCCGATCCATAGAGAGGCTTCGCTGAGTTAACGGCGCCCTTAGAAAGCCGTTTCACTGAGTTTATTAGGCAGCAACATTGAGTTTAAGCGCGGTTGCGAGCGATTCGTCCAAACTTTTTTACGCCGAACTCACGTTAAGTAGTTAGAAGTTATTTCAAAAACTTTCCACTCGATTTTGAAAGATTGTCGTCTGTAAAACAAGAAAAGAATCATTTTCAGGAACGTATAGTAGGTTATAAGGATTGGTGATCTGAAGTTAGGATTTTATTTTTGGAAAACGATCTTATACTGAAATGATATAAAAACGATTAGAAAATGCCAAATGCGATTTTGAAATTACTCGTATGAACCGTTCCGATGGAAAAGTGTAATTATGGATGAAAATGATGCGACTGAGTTTAAAAGCGACCACACCCGATCAGATTGATTTTGATGAGAATTATCTGAAGATCATTTGGAAAGACGGAGTGACTTCGGTCTTCGATTTGTTGGATCTTAGAAAGCGTTGTCCTTGTGTCGTTTGTAAAGGGGGACACGGAGGAAAAGTAGGAACTACTACCGGGGGGATCCAGTCGATTCGACTTTATTCCGTCAACAAAGTCGGAAGATACGCGATCAATCCAATCTGGAGCGACAATCATCAAACGGGCATTTATTCTTATGATTCTTTGAGAATGTTTGCGGATGGTTTGGGAGGGGAGCTTGTGAAAGAAGATTGATCGATTCATTCACTCGAAAGCGACATGTAAAACTTGGGTCAGAGATGGAATTGGTAGGAACTCACACACTCGATAGAAAGAAGATAGGATAGGTACCGGTTGGTTTCATAACCTTAAGCCTTCTTAATTGCGGTATGGGTTTGTTTTTCCGAAAAAAGGTTGTTTTCGCCCGAAAATTAGATGGAATCAGACTGGGAAGAAAAAAAGGGGTGACAAAAATCCTTTTCTTATGTCCCATAAACTAAAATTCCCGGGAGAGTTCCCAAAATGGGTGAAGGTTCCCTTTCACAGGAAGAGATTGACGCATTACTCGCCGGAGCAAGTGATTCATTTGATTCGGGCGCGGTCGCATCTAGTGCCGCACAAAAAGAAGTTCCAGGATTGTCTCCCGTGGATCGGGATATTCTGTCGGATCTTCTTTCTTCCTGTTTTCAAGTCGCTGGGAATACGTTAGGTGCCGTTCTTTCTCGCTCTTCTGCATTTTTAAATCCGAATGTGGAAACCAAGTCTCGAAAGGATGTGGAATCCGAACTTAAATCCGGATCTTTTCTTTTATATTCTACTCTGTCCGGAAGCGTAAACGGGAGAATCGTTCTTACGATGTCTGCGGAAAATGCGGTGAAAATCGCAAATTCTATGATGGGTGGCTTTGAGTCGGGAGAGTTGGACGAAGCCCAAATACAGACACTTCGAGATTCTCTTACTCCCGTAATGGGGGCCTTAATTTCTCAAATTAGCACGAAAACCGGGGGCGGGGTGAATGGCTCTCCCTCTGAAACTAGAAATGTAACTTCTCCTGCTGCGCTGGTTCTACCGGACGGAGAAACTATGGTGCGTGTCTTTTTTAATCTTACCATCGAAAGTATTCCTTCCTTTCGAGTTCAATTCTTACTTTCCCTATCCACTGCCTCGGATTTGTTGAATCTTTATCGCCGCTCCGGAAGTAACGGCGGCGATATTGGCGGGATGGGAATGGGTGGAATGGGGATGGGAATCTCTCCAGGTTCCATGTCGGTTAAGTCGGTTGCGTTCCCGAATTTAGGAACCGCGAGCGGCGCGTCGAACACTCCGAACCTAAATCTTCTCATGGACGTTCAGATGAGCGTAACGGTGGAGTTAGGAAGAACCAAGATGTATATCAAAGATATCTTAGGTTTGGGCGAGGGTTCCATCATCGAGTTGGACAAACTCGCGGGCGAACCTGTGGATCTTTTGGTAAATGGAAAACTGATCGCGAAAGGCGAGGTTGTTGTTATCGACGAAAACTTTGGAGTGCGCGTAACGGATATCGTAAGTCCTATCGATCGGATCAAGCCGGAGGGCAAGTGAGGTTTTTAGGCATCTTTGAAATGGATGGAAGGAAAACCTTTCCCATCCTTGCGGTTTTAGTTATATTCAATTTTACTGTTGCTTCTTTGGCCGCTCAATCCGAAAGGGAGCTTATGGATGAGGCTCTCAAAAAAGAGTTGGGGCGCTCTTCTGCCAAAGATGAAAATAAGAATTTGGAGACAGATTCCGATGTGAAAAAAACCGGCTCCTCCAAAACGGAAGCTCCTTCTGCCGGAGTAAAATCTTCTCCAAATAATTCTGCTGAAACGGAGACAAATCCGGTCGCGGAACGTTATAAAACTCAAGACGAAGGGCCCGGAATCGCCGGAACTTTGTTTCGAGTCGTTTTCATTCTTGGATTGCTTTGTGTGGCACTTTATTATATTCTAAAATATGTATCCAAGAATAGAGAAGGTCGCCTTCCGGTCCGAGGTGAGATGAGTCTCCTTTCGAGTATGATGCTCGGACCGAACAAGCAGCTTCAGATCGTGGACGTTTCCGGAAAGTTATTGGTCCTCGGAGTTGCGGACAACGGAATCAACCTGATTACGGAGATTACGGATACGGAAGTCAAACATAGGATTCTGCAAAAGAAAGAAAACTTTCAACCCCCCGAAGGAGGTTTCTTAGTTACGGTTCTCGAACAGATCAAGGATTTGAATTCTCGGATTTCCGGAGAGGGGTCGGTCGATTCGAACGAAAAGTTGAAAGTCGTCCGGGAAGAGAAACGAAGGCAGGCCCGTAAGAAATTGGATGAACTCAAAGAGAAAACAAGCTCGCTTGAAAGCGGGCTTTTCGATTTGAAATGATGTGACAGAGTCGAAAATTTAAGGAAGAAAGATTCTTCAGGTGGAAATGAGACATAAAAAACTTATCAAGAACATAATGTGGATATTCCTGCTTGTGGCGGGTTTGTCCCTAGGTTCTTCTTTGGGGGCTCAATCTTCTGGAACTCGAATTCCAATTCCTAATTTGAACATTAACGTAAACGAGGCAAAGAGCCCGAGAGAAACAAGTCTTTCTTTGATGGTTCTGTTTCTGGTTACGATTCTTTCCCTGGCTCCTGCGATCGTGATGTCCCTGACTTCCTTTACGAAGATAGTGATCGTTCTTGATTTTGTGAGAAGGGCTCTTTCGATTCAAAATCTTCCGCCGAATCAGGTGATGATGGGCCTCGCTCTTTTTATGACTTTTTTTATCATGGCTCCTACGTTGAATACGGTCAATGAAAGAGCTTTGACTCCGTATTTGGAAGGTAAAATCGACACGAACTCTTTCTTTGAAAAAGGAATGGTTCCTATCCGTGAGTTCATGATGCGTCAAATCGGAACCTCCGGCGCCAAAGACGTGGCTCTGTTTTTAAAAATTGGAAAAGTGGAAGAGGTGGAATCCTTCGATGACGTTCCTTCCTACGTTTTGATCCCGGCATTTATGTTAAGCGAAATCAAAAAGGCCTTTTGGATTGGAATCATCATTTTCATTCCGTTCATCGTGATCGATCTCGTGGTCGCATCTGCGCTTCTTTCCATGGGTCTCATGATGTTACCTCCTGTGATGGTTAGTCTTCCGTTTAAATTGATTCTGTTCGTTCTTGTGGACGGTTGGAACCTGATTGTTTACGAATTGGTCCGGAGTTATAAATGACGGAGCTCGACGCAATGACTCTCATACGGGATTCGCTTTATATCACTCTGAAAATCTCGTCTCCGATTCTTCTTACCGCTTTGGTTGTGGGTTTGATCATCGGGATTTTACAGACCACCACCTCGATCCAGGAACCTACGATCGCTTTCGTTCCCAAACTCGTGGCTGTTTTTGTAGTGATCGTGATCTTTTCCTCTTGGATGATTCAGACTATGACGGATTATACTCGGAATTTATTTCTGATGATCGAAAAGTTTTAGAATATTATGGAATACTTTATCAATCATTTTCAAACGTTTCTGCTGATCCTTGCGAGATTGATGGGGTTATTGTCCGTTGCGCCCGTATTTTCCTATCCTTCCATCAGCGTTCCTCAGAAGATGATTTTTTCGTTTTTGGTTTCCGTGATTTTATTTCCGGTGACCGCCGGTTTTTTGCCTCCCGTTCCCGGGGATATGGGAAGCTATGGACTTGTGGTTATCGCGGAAGTTTTGATCGGAATGCTTCTCGGTTTTTTGATTAGTTTGATCTTTGCGGCATTTCAAATGGCAGGAGAATTTTTTAACGTTCAATTGGGTTTCGGTTACGCGGAGATTTTGGATCCTGTGACCCAGACTAGTTTGCCTGTGATCAGTACTCTTAAAAATCTTCTGGGAATGCTTCTCTTTTTGACTCTCGGCGCCTATCGAATCATGTTTGAAAGTCTCGCATATTCCTTTGAGAAAATTCAGGTTTTAAGATTTGTTCCCGAGATTCAAAACGGAATTTATAGGGCGATGGAAGACGCGGTCGGAGCGATGTTTCTCGTCGCGTTTAAGTTGTCCCTTCCCGTTCTCGGAATCATTCTGCTTGTGACTGTTTCCGAAGCTTTGATGGGGAAGGCCGCTCCGCAGCTTAATATCTTGCAGTTATCCTTTCCGATCAAAGTTACGATCGGCTTGATCGTGATGATTTTTATTACCCCTTATCTGATTTCACAGATGGGGACGGCTTTCGATTTGTCCTTTGATAAAGTCAATCTGATGCTTCAAGGATGGCCGAAACAATGAAGATGACTTTCTGGAAAAAAGGAACTCTTGAAGTTAGGAGGAAGACTCGTATTGTCGTTCGGAGATTTTGTAGTACTTCCGACGCCTTCTGTAACATAGACGTTGTCGCTCTCTTTTCCAACTTTGTTGGAAACCACTCGCAACGCTTTGCTGCTCGTTGGCAATCTCGCTCTCTATGGATCGCTCTCTTTTCCAACTTTGTTGGAAACCACTCGCAACGCTTTGCTGCTCGTTGGCAATCTCGTTCTCTATGGATCGCTCTCTTTTCCAACTTTGTTGGAAACCACTCGCAACGCTTTGCTGCTCGTTGGCAATCTCGCTCTCTATGGATCGCTCGATTTCTAGGAACTCCGACAAACACCGTTTATGTGACCGCGCGCGCCGCCGATTTCAAAATCCATCTACAACTATTCGCAGCGGAAGACGAAGGCCGAACCGAGCCTGGGTCCGAGCGAAGAAGAAGAGAAGAGCGAGAAAAAGGGAATGTTCCCAAATCTCCCGAACTTCCAGCGGCGGTTGTATTACTCGCTGGAGTAATCCTCATATATCTCATGGGAGAATATTTCTTCATGAGAACGTTTTATATTCTCCGTAAATATATCCACGGAGTAGGACTTAAAACCGATATCAGTTCCGAGTCCGTGACCGAACTTTTGAAGAACGCTTCCACGGATTTATTCACTCTCCTCTGGCCTTTGCTCGGAATTACGTTAGTCGGCGCTGTGATTGGAAATGTCGCACAGGTAGGATTTATCTTCACGCCCCGCGCTTTGAGTTTTAATTTCAGTAGGATCAGACCCAACTTTAAGAAAGTCCTTCCGACACGTCAGACACTCTTTAACTTGGGAAAATCCCTCGCAAAGGTAGGATTGATTGCGTGGGTTTCTTACATAATCATCAGTAAGGATTTTTTTCCGATCCTTATTTCCGGAGAGATGGGACTTGAACAGGCGGTTGCTCTCGTGATGAGTAGCTCTTTTAAGATCTTTTTGGTCGTAGGGATTATTCTTTTCGCGATCAGCATCGTAGACTATTTATATCAAAGATACGAATACGAAGAGTCTTTAAAGATGACTCCTTCCGAAGCAAAGAGAGAAGCCAAAGAATCCGACGGAGACCGCTCCCTTCAAGCAAGAAGAAGACAGCTCGCTCGTGATATGATGAATAAGCGAAAGATGCTCGCGAAGGTTCCGGAAGCGGACGTTGTCATCACAAACCCGACTCACTTTGCAGTGGCTTTGGAATACAAACCCGGAATTCACAAAGCGCCGATCGTAATTGCAAAGGGTGTGGACGACTTTGCGCTTCTTATCATTCGAATCGCAAGAGAAAACGGAGTTCCCACCGTGGAAGATCGTATTCAAGCACGAGGACTTTATGAGGAAGTAGAACTTGGGGCGGAAGTTCCGCAGCAATTCTATCGTGCGATCGCAACCATTCTCTCTCGTTTGGAATCTTTCCGGAAAGCCGTATAAGAGGAAATTATGGAAAAGAAATGGTGGAATCAATCTGACGTGATTTTAGGAGTCGGAGCCGTTGCGATCGTCGCAATGCTCGTTATTCCTCTTCCCGGGCTTATATTAGATATTTTGATTATTGTTAGCTTGGCAGTTGGGCTTTTGGTTCTTCTGACTTCGCTTTCGGTCAACGAACCTGCTGATTTTTCGATCTTTCCGAGTTTACTTCTCATTACTACGTTGTATCGACTTGCGCTCAACGTATCGACTACGAGACAAATTCTTTCCAAAGGTCCCGCGATGAACAGCCACGTCATTGATGCTTTCGGATCTTTTATCATAGGAAGCGAGTCCGGGCTTTCTAAATATGTGGTGGGGTTTATCATATTCATCATTCTCGTTCTTGTCCAAATTCTGGTGATCACAAAGGGTGCGACTCGGATTTCGGAAGTTGCGGCTCGTTTTACTTTGGATGCCTTACCGGGTAAGCAGATGGCGATCGATATGGAACTTTCTTCCGGAAATATCAACGAGGAGGAAGCCAAAAAAAGAAGAAAGAGGATAGAAGCCGAAGTGGACTTTTACGGTTCCATGGACGGAGCGAGTAAATTTGTTCAAGGAGATGTACGAGCCGGACTTATCATCACCGCCATTAATCTGTTAGGCGGAGTGATCATAGGTTCTTCGATTCGAGGAGAATCTTTCACCCAGGCCATCGAAACCTACGGAAAGTTTACCATAGGAGACGGACTCGTATCTCAGATTCCCGCGCTGTTAACAACGGTCGCAACTGGTATCATCGTCACTCGTTCCGGTTCCGAATCGGATCTCGCTACTCAATTCAAAAGCCAGCTCTTCAGCAATTCCAAGGTTCTTTATGTGGTTGCGGGAAGTTTGGGATTTTCCGCATTTATTCCTGGACTACCGTTTATTCCTCTGGTTCTTCTCTCGGCGGGAATTGCTTACTTGGGATATTCGCTTGAACAAACCGTTAAGGAGCAACTCGAATCGATCGAGAAAAAAGAGAAAGAATCCGGTCAGGATCGTAAACCGAAAGATTTTTACGAAGAACTTAGAACCGATCCGATCGAAATCGAAGTCGGTTATCATTTAATTCCGTTAGTCGATACTTCCCAAGGCGGAGCGCTGCTGGACCAAATCAGCAATCTCAGAAAAAAGTTTGCTCAAGACAACGGAGTTGTAATTCCTCCCGTGAGAATTTTAGACAACTTGGATCTGAATCCGGATACGTATTCGATCAAGATTAACGGAACTGAGGTGGGAACTTCCACGGTAAAACCGGACAAGTTGATGGCTCTCAACACAAGTCCGGGAGCGGCGGAATCGATTCAAGGAGAGGATTTCTTGGAGCCTTCTTTCGGTCAAAAGGCGAAGTGGATTTCCTCCGAAGATAAGTCGGAAGTCGAAGCGAAAGGTTATACCGTGGTCGACGCATCCACTGTGGTTGTTACGCATTTGAAAGAACTCTTGGCGACACACGCGTCTACCTTGCTCGGAAGGGAAGAAGTCAAAAAACTTCTGGATCATTACAAAGCGAGTTATCCGACACTCATCGGAGAATTGGACGCGGACAAACCGGGTAACCTTGGAATCATCCAACAAGTGTTGCAGAATCTTCTCAGAGAGGGTCTTGGAATCAGAAACCTCGTGCCTATACTTGAATCGATTGCAAACAATTTATCCAAGTATCAGAATCCGTATATACTCACGGAATTGGTGCGGCAGTCCGTTGCAAGAACCGTGGTCAAGGATTATCTCTCCATGGACGGTAAACTTCGGGTGATTACTCTCGAAAGTAAAATCCTCGATCGGCTCAATAAATCGATCACTCAGGATAGAATCGAAAACAGAGACATTCTTTCTCTGGCCCCCGATTTTTACAGAAAATTGATTGATAGCGTTGCCGAACTCTATCGAAAGTTTCGAATCGAAGGAAAGTTTCCGATTTTCGTAGTGAACCGGGAGGTACGTTTGCCGTTTTCGTATCTGCTCGCAAAGGAGTTTCCTCCTCGTAATTTCGGAGTTCTTGCGTATGAAGAAATACATTCTTCCGTGGATTCGGTTATAGAGGCCGAGCTCAAACTTCCTCAAACACAAACCGCGCCCGCGGGAGTGGAGGAAGAAGCATGAAGTTATTGGAATATTCGATCTTTCTAAAGGGAAAGGATCGGGGAGTTAAATATGGAATTCGCTAAAATTCGCGGTAAAAGTTACCAAGACTGTTTGATGGAAATGAAAATGAAGTACGGCTCGGAAGCGACTGTAATTTCTCAAACCGTAGTTACCGAAGGCGGAGTGATGGGAACGGGGCTTCTCGCTAAGAAGATGATCGAAATTCAAATCGGTATTCCGGAAAAACAGGCTTCTCGTGAAAAAATAGAACGTAAACTTCAGGATCTAAAGGATCTTTTAAAACAAAAGTCTTACGCTGCTCCGGAGAAAAAGAAAACACTCCAAACTTTAAAGCCTCTTTCCAGAGCTTTAGAAGAAAAGGAAACGATTACTACCGTTGAGGATTCTTGGGAACTTGAAGAAGTTATGACTGAACCGGAAAGGGTCGGTCTTTCTTTCGAGAAGGAACTTTTTGAAAGAAATTCCCCGAGCCGAAAAGAGGCTTTTACTGTTCGGGGAAAAAAAGATTCTCCTTTGAGCAGGCTGGGAGAGAGATGGGTTCGGGAAGGAATGAGCCCGGGATATGTGGAAGAAATTCTTTCCAAGATCGAAGAAAGGCTTTCTCCGATCGATCAAGGACGTAATCACGCTGTTTCCGAAAGGGCGACTCAAGTGCTTGCCGAAAGGGTCAGTGTGGATTCGGATCTTTTTCGGGGAACCGGGAAAAATCAGAGAAAAGTGGTTTTCCTCGTAGGGCCTACAGGCGCAGGTAAAACGACAAGTATCGCGAAACTCGCCGCAAAATATTTCCTACACATGGGGAGATCCGTGTCGCTTTATACGACGGATAATTATAGAATCGCCGCGATCGAACAGCTTAAACGTTATGCGGACACCATGGGAATGCCGTTTTACCCGGTTAAAGACATAAAAAAATTCAAGGAAA
The nucleotide sequence above comes from Leptospira weilii. Encoded proteins:
- a CDS encoding LIC_11366 family protein, translating into MRATSKIFGIFLSVLFFFLFPKSILKAESEFPKTKAHSSKPALELPSLEEHYWELGLRAGIGYKGEDRLNSFLRGFTDTYDPRIASKTVLDPPNRISQGELFLRKKISSESWAGLIGGYREWQKFGLKQFSSEPFYTDLSFKLSNPYFLLMYWHEWNYKRWIFQSGLGIGMSQVYWDSKGYATSVKETFRQEGSLSGTGIEFRLEGAVSRKITESTSLQLGVALSWINIPSLSGTFNGESASFYLNENGNVTLLTESANQAAMLATRQFSRKLEFQVLTTTLFLGVSQKF
- the asd gene encoding archaetidylserine decarboxylase (Phosphatidylserine decarboxylase is synthesized as a single chain precursor. Generation of the pyruvoyl active site from a Ser is coupled to cleavage of a Gly-Ser bond between the larger (beta) and smaller (alpha chains). It is an integral membrane protein.) translates to MLQFHFFQFFDWDLVRFFFYFLSFIGIFLTFRLRFPQLRFFFLAVKIFSGNMDHKGSRGRLVHSQAFFSGTASSLVPGSVIGSALALMIGGPGVLFWIWISSFFIMPLRFVSSTLAIRFRTKTASGRYLSGPMYFIERALKAKWLAMGFATVGLLTVLVMGGAVPMLYVTHITNRAFEITGMTVPFLLSVILVFIVLGGVRRVGKVSAYLAPIGILLFFSGCFFLFKNSLMNFEDFLRLSFQEAFQPAAALTGGSLVLARIFGMASGMFFVSTETGIGKSAGLSGVVRTDYPAKQGLVSMLATFFEGFIISTLVIYVLSSYGAFKMEEQVVFLNALFQGHTSPVNLAFFGSFLLFGIVSIAGWFYTGEQNALYMFGERFANFFRILFLVTILFAAYLYVKNGDWILFEVFGLGYSLSIIAAVPVLISLVLLEKIARMELKRFLAESGARYEVLKDFYLLILSVVPKNLLSLLFGLLASFRLPRFLLIPILKAFARAYKINVDEAEFEIQEYNSLNAFFTRALKAGARIIDSADNEMVSPVDARITGYGDINQRIIIQAKGVDYNLKELLGGGGSKYIDDFTNGKYITFYLSPQDYHRIHSPAYGKILGYYYEPGKLFPVNELAVFGIRGLFPKNERLITYLQTEYGKVAVIKVGASNVGRIRVTYDNKIVTNSLIRTARTVEYKEVSIMIDKGAELGRFEMGSTVILLMEKDTFQFDALTMNEKITYGTTIGRFGEKKCKLPK
- a CDS encoding DUF971 domain-containing protein codes for the protein MRLSLKATTPDQIDFDENYLKIIWKDGVTSVFDLLDLRKRCPCVVCKGGHGGKVGTTTGGIQSIRLYSVNKVGRYAINPIWSDNHQTGIYSYDSLRMFADGLGGELVKED
- the fliN gene encoding flagellar motor switch protein FliN, with translation MGEGSLSQEEIDALLAGASDSFDSGAVASSAAQKEVPGLSPVDRDILSDLLSSCFQVAGNTLGAVLSRSSAFLNPNVETKSRKDVESELKSGSFLLYSTLSGSVNGRIVLTMSAENAVKIANSMMGGFESGELDEAQIQTLRDSLTPVMGALISQISTKTGGGVNGSPSETRNVTSPAALVLPDGETMVRVFFNLTIESIPSFRVQFLLSLSTASDLLNLYRRSGSNGGDIGGMGMGGMGMGISPGSMSVKSVAFPNLGTASGASNTPNLNLLMDVQMSVTVELGRTKMYIKDILGLGEGSIIELDKLAGEPVDLLVNGKLIAKGEVVVIDENFGVRVTDIVSPIDRIKPEGK
- the fliO gene encoding flagellar biosynthetic protein FliO; translation: MRFLGIFEMDGRKTFPILAVLVIFNFTVASLAAQSERELMDEALKKELGRSSAKDENKNLETDSDVKKTGSSKTEAPSAGVKSSPNNSAETETNPVAERYKTQDEGPGIAGTLFRVVFILGLLCVALYYILKYVSKNREGRLPVRGEMSLLSSMMLGPNKQLQIVDVSGKLLVLGVADNGINLITEITDTEVKHRILQKKENFQPPEGGFLVTVLEQIKDLNSRISGEGSVDSNEKLKVVREEKRRQARKKLDELKEKTSSLESGLFDLK
- the fliP gene encoding flagellar type III secretion system pore protein FliP (The bacterial flagellar biogenesis protein FliP forms a type III secretion system (T3SS)-type pore required for flagellar assembly.), whose product is MEMRHKKLIKNIMWIFLLVAGLSLGSSLGAQSSGTRIPIPNLNINVNEAKSPRETSLSLMVLFLVTILSLAPAIVMSLTSFTKIVIVLDFVRRALSIQNLPPNQVMMGLALFMTFFIMAPTLNTVNERALTPYLEGKIDTNSFFEKGMVPIREFMMRQIGTSGAKDVALFLKIGKVEEVESFDDVPSYVLIPAFMLSEIKKAFWIGIIIFIPFIVIDLVVASALLSMGLMMLPPVMVSLPFKLILFVLVDGWNLIVYELVRSYK
- the fliQ gene encoding flagellar biosynthesis protein FliQ; this encodes MTELDAMTLIRDSLYITLKISSPILLTALVVGLIIGILQTTTSIQEPTIAFVPKLVAVFVVIVIFSSWMIQTMTDYTRNLFLMIEKF
- the fliR gene encoding flagellar biosynthetic protein FliR, translating into MEYFINHFQTFLLILARLMGLLSVAPVFSYPSISVPQKMIFSFLVSVILFPVTAGFLPPVPGDMGSYGLVVIAEVLIGMLLGFLISLIFAAFQMAGEFFNVQLGFGYAEILDPVTQTSLPVISTLKNLLGMLLFLTLGAYRIMFESLAYSFEKIQVLRFVPEIQNGIYRAMEDAVGAMFLVAFKLSLPVLGIILLVTVSEALMGKAAPQLNILQLSFPIKVTIGLIVMIFITPYLISQMGTAFDLSFDKVNLMLQGWPKQ